Proteins encoded within one genomic window of Suricata suricatta isolate VVHF042 chromosome 17, meerkat_22Aug2017_6uvM2_HiC, whole genome shotgun sequence:
- the JPT1 gene encoding jupiter microtubule associated homolog 1 isoform X1 encodes MTTTTTFKGVDPNSRNSSRVLRPPGGGSNFSLGFDEPTEQPVRRNKMASSIFGTPEENPPSWAKSAGAKPSGGREDSESSGPQRRNSSEANSGDFLDLKGEGDIHEHVDTDLQASLGQSEEKPVPAAPVPSPVAPAPAPSRRNPPGGKSSLVLG; translated from the exons atgaccaccaccaccaccttcaaGGGAGTGGACCCCAACAGCAGGAATAGCTCCCG GGTTTTGCGGCCTCCAGGTGGTGGATCCAACTTTTCATTAGGCTTTGATGAACCAACAGAACAACCCGTGAGGAGGAACAAAATGGCCTCTAGCATCTTCGGGACACCTGAGGAGAACCCCCCGTCATGGGCCAAGTCGGCAG GTGCCAAGCCTAGCGGTGGCAGAGAGGACTCTGAGTCCTCTGGACCCCAGAGAAGGAACTCCTCTGAAGCGAACTCTGGAGACTTCTTAGATCTGAAG gGAGAAGGCGACATTCATG AACATGTGGACACAGACTTGCAGGCCAGCCTGGGGCAGAGCGAGGAGAAGCCCGTGCCCGCTGCCCCTGTGCCCAGCCCAGTGGCCCCGGCCCCGGCGCCTTCGCGAAGAAATCCCCCTGGCGGCAAGTCCAGCCTCGTCCTGGGTTAG
- the NT5C gene encoding 5'(3')-deoxyribonucleotidase, cytosolic type isoform X2, whose product MAARRTRPVRVLVDMDGVLADFEAGLLRGFRRRFPREPHVALEERRGFLAREQYRALRPDLADKVASVYEAPGFFLDLEPIPGALEALQEMNSMQDTEVICTSPLTKHERCVGEKGRLYCWVENHLGPQFVERIILTRDKTVVSGDLLIDDQDTIRGQEETPSWEHILFTCCHNQHLALPPTRRRLLSWSDNWRGIIDSKRGAGTVGSSWRKGRQASRAGRQGSIMAVTTSTVGQGDTVTSVLTSRPPGTPQDSWQGDTMRKLLRSLLNKTLWLTTL is encoded by the exons ATGGCGGCCCGGCGCACGCGGCCCGTGCGGGTGCTGGTGGACATGGATGGCGTGCTGGCCGACTTCGAGGCCGGCCTCCTGCGGGGCTTCCGCCGCCGCTTCCCCAGGGAGCCGCACGTGGCGCTGGAAGAGCGCCGCGGCTTCCTCGCCCGCGAGCAGTACCGAGCCCTGCGGCCGGACCTGGCG GACAAAGTGGCCAGTGTGTATGAAGCCCCAGGCTTTTTCCTAGACTTGGAGCCTATCCCTGGAGCCCTGGAAGCCCTGCAAGAGATGAACAGCATGCAgga CACCGAGGTCATCTGCACCAGCCCTCTGACGAAGCATGAGCGCTGCGTGGGGGAGAAGGGGCGGCTG tacTGCTGGGTGGAGAATCACCTGGGGCCGCAGTTTGTGGAGCGCATTATCCTGACGAGGGACAAGACGGTGGTCTCAGGGGACCTGCTCATTGATGACCAGGACACCATTCGAG GCCAAGAGGAGACCCCAAGCTGGGAGCACATCTTGTTCACCTGCTGCCACAACCAGCACCTCGCCCTGCCCCCCACAAGGAGACGCCTGCTCTCTTGGAGTGACAACTGGAGGGGGATCATAGACAGCAAGCGGGGGGCGGGGACGGTGGGTAGTagctggaggaagggaaggcaggccaGCAGGGCTGGAAGACAGGGCAGCATCATGGCGGTGACCACCAGCACTGTGGGGCAGGGGGACACGGTAACCTCAGTTCTCACAAGCCGGCCACCTGGAACCCCACAAGACAGCTGGCAAGGAGACACCATGAGAAAACTGCTCAGGAGCCTTTTGAATAAAACACTTTGGCTCACCACTCTTTAA
- the SUMO2 gene encoding small ubiquitin-related modifier 2 has translation MERDMVPAETVRFREVGRQLCQQKDLEGVKTENNDHINLKVAGQDGSVVQFKIKRHTPLSKLMKAYCERQGLSMRQIRFRFDGQPINETDTPAQLEMEDEDTIDVFQQQTGGVY, from the exons ATGGAGCGAGATATGGTG CCTGCGGAGACCGTGCGGTTCCGAGAAGTTGGGAGGCAGCTGTGCCAGCAGAAGGACTTG gAAGGAGTCAAGACCGAGAACAACGATCATATTAATTTGAAGGTGGCGGGGCAGGATGGTTCTGTGGTGCAGTTTAAGATTAAGAGGCATACACCACTTAGCAAACTAATGAAAGCCTATTGTGAACGGCAG GGTTTGTCAATGAGGCAGATCAGATTCCGATTTGATGGGCAACCAATCAATGAAACAGACACACCTGCACAG TTGGAAATGGAGGATGAAGATACAATTGATGTGTTCCAGCAGCAGACAGGAGGTGTCTACTAA
- the JPT1 gene encoding jupiter microtubule associated homolog 1 isoform X3, with protein MRRGVLRPPGGGSNFSLGFDEPTEQPVRRNKMASSIFGTPEENPPSWAKSAGAKPSGGREDSESSGPQRRNSSEANSGDFLDLKGEGDIHEHVDTDLQASLGQSEEKPVPAAPVPSPVAPAPAPSRRNPPGGKSSLVLG; from the exons ATGCGGAGAGG GGTTTTGCGGCCTCCAGGTGGTGGATCCAACTTTTCATTAGGCTTTGATGAACCAACAGAACAACCCGTGAGGAGGAACAAAATGGCCTCTAGCATCTTCGGGACACCTGAGGAGAACCCCCCGTCATGGGCCAAGTCGGCAG GTGCCAAGCCTAGCGGTGGCAGAGAGGACTCTGAGTCCTCTGGACCCCAGAGAAGGAACTCCTCTGAAGCGAACTCTGGAGACTTCTTAGATCTGAAG gGAGAAGGCGACATTCATG AACATGTGGACACAGACTTGCAGGCCAGCCTGGGGCAGAGCGAGGAGAAGCCCGTGCCCGCTGCCCCTGTGCCCAGCCCAGTGGCCCCGGCCCCGGCGCCTTCGCGAAGAAATCCCCCTGGCGGCAAGTCCAGCCTCGTCCTGGGTTAG
- the NT5C gene encoding 5'(3')-deoxyribonucleotidase, cytosolic type isoform X1 — protein sequence MAARRTRPVRVLVDMDGVLADFEAGLLRGFRRRFPREPHVALEERRGFLAREQYRALRPDLADKVASVYEAPGFFLDLEPIPGALEALQEMNSMQDTEYCWVENHLGPQFVERIILTRDKTVVSGDLLIDDQDTIRGQEETPSWEHILFTCCHNQHLALPPTRRRLLSWSDNWRGIIDSKRGAGTVGSSWRKGRQASRAGRQGSIMAVTTSTVGQGDTVTSVLTSRPPGTPQDSWQGDTMRKLLRSLLNKTLWLTTL from the exons ATGGCGGCCCGGCGCACGCGGCCCGTGCGGGTGCTGGTGGACATGGATGGCGTGCTGGCCGACTTCGAGGCCGGCCTCCTGCGGGGCTTCCGCCGCCGCTTCCCCAGGGAGCCGCACGTGGCGCTGGAAGAGCGCCGCGGCTTCCTCGCCCGCGAGCAGTACCGAGCCCTGCGGCCGGACCTGGCG GACAAAGTGGCCAGTGTGTATGAAGCCCCAGGCTTTTTCCTAGACTTGGAGCCTATCCCTGGAGCCCTGGAAGCCCTGCAAGAGATGAACAGCATGCAgga CACCGAG tacTGCTGGGTGGAGAATCACCTGGGGCCGCAGTTTGTGGAGCGCATTATCCTGACGAGGGACAAGACGGTGGTCTCAGGGGACCTGCTCATTGATGACCAGGACACCATTCGAG GCCAAGAGGAGACCCCAAGCTGGGAGCACATCTTGTTCACCTGCTGCCACAACCAGCACCTCGCCCTGCCCCCCACAAGGAGACGCCTGCTCTCTTGGAGTGACAACTGGAGGGGGATCATAGACAGCAAGCGGGGGGCGGGGACGGTGGGTAGTagctggaggaagggaaggcaggccaGCAGGGCTGGAAGACAGGGCAGCATCATGGCGGTGACCACCAGCACTGTGGGGCAGGGGGACACGGTAACCTCAGTTCTCACAAGCCGGCCACCTGGAACCCCACAAGACAGCTGGCAAGGAGACACCATGAGAAAACTGCTCAGGAGCCTTTTGAATAAAACACTTTGGCTCACCACTCTTTAA
- the JPT1 gene encoding jupiter microtubule associated homolog 1 isoform X2 encodes MASSIFGTPEENPPSWAKSAGAKPSGGREDSESSGPQRRNSSEANSGDFLDLKGEGDIHEHVDTDLQASLGQSEEKPVPAAPVPSPVAPAPAPSRRNPPGGKSSLVLG; translated from the exons ATGGCCTCTAGCATCTTCGGGACACCTGAGGAGAACCCCCCGTCATGGGCCAAGTCGGCAG GTGCCAAGCCTAGCGGTGGCAGAGAGGACTCTGAGTCCTCTGGACCCCAGAGAAGGAACTCCTCTGAAGCGAACTCTGGAGACTTCTTAGATCTGAAG gGAGAAGGCGACATTCATG AACATGTGGACACAGACTTGCAGGCCAGCCTGGGGCAGAGCGAGGAGAAGCCCGTGCCCGCTGCCCCTGTGCCCAGCCCAGTGGCCCCGGCCCCGGCGCCTTCGCGAAGAAATCCCCCTGGCGGCAAGTCCAGCCTCGTCCTGGGTTAG